In one window of Gemmatimonadales bacterium DNA:
- a CDS encoding amidohydrolase family protein yields MRQTRRGARGLWSVLLVLAGVSGLAGCGREPLRVSVLIDDVVLIDGTDRGAVPGMSIAISGDRIVAIRPTGGFEDDSVAVRVDGKGMYLIPGLWDMHTHQGGYKEIGFPLYLANGVTTVRDVGTDPQQIGYWRQEVRAGRTLGPTILMAGPILDDPKVVEVAPSGRVGLSTAADAERVVDSLAALGVDIIKVHSLLSREPYFATLRQARRHGLAVIGHVPDEVTAREAIDSGQRTIEHTFGLAFENGAQASAVRAAFQAEAAEIRATVESGREIVERVFASKIAAIDSAIAVSDSAAAWEFAEYAARKDVWFDPTFVVAENRYRPNDPSLRNLPEHRYLLGGRRPPSSPIDRAAGEAERARWSRLLASFRPLVRAGAKFIAGTDVPVTPLVPGFSLHRELQVLVDLGMTPLEALQAATRNAAQAAGRPESGTVVEGNVADLVLLRLDPLADIGNTRTIETVVVRGQLLERSVLDRLLQTAETAARQ; encoded by the coding sequence ATGAGACAGACGCGTCGTGGGGCTCGTGGATTGTGGTCCGTATTGCTGGTGCTCGCGGGGGTGAGCGGGCTGGCCGGATGCGGACGCGAGCCGCTCCGGGTCTCGGTCCTGATCGATGATGTCGTCCTGATCGACGGCACCGATCGCGGCGCCGTGCCCGGGATGTCGATTGCCATCAGCGGCGATCGCATCGTCGCGATCCGCCCGACGGGCGGGTTCGAGGACGATTCCGTCGCCGTGCGGGTCGACGGGAAGGGGATGTATCTGATCCCGGGCCTCTGGGACATGCATACCCACCAGGGCGGCTACAAAGAAATTGGCTTCCCGCTCTACCTCGCCAACGGCGTTACCACGGTGCGCGACGTGGGCACCGACCCCCAGCAGATAGGCTATTGGCGTCAGGAGGTACGGGCCGGTCGAACCCTGGGTCCGACCATTCTGATGGCGGGCCCGATTCTCGATGATCCCAAGGTGGTCGAGGTGGCGCCGAGTGGTCGGGTGGGGCTCAGCACCGCGGCGGATGCGGAGCGAGTCGTCGATTCCCTCGCGGCCCTTGGGGTCGACATTATCAAGGTCCACTCGCTGCTCTCACGAGAGCCGTACTTTGCGACCCTGCGTCAGGCGCGCAGGCACGGCCTCGCCGTGATCGGCCACGTTCCAGATGAGGTCACCGCGCGCGAAGCAATCGACTCCGGGCAGCGGACGATCGAGCATACCTTTGGCCTCGCCTTCGAGAATGGCGCCCAAGCCTCGGCGGTCCGAGCGGCCTTTCAGGCCGAAGCAGCCGAGATCCGGGCGACGGTCGAGTCGGGGCGGGAAATCGTCGAGCGTGTCTTTGCCAGTAAGATCGCAGCAATCGATTCAGCGATTGCCGTGTCCGACTCGGCCGCCGCATGGGAGTTTGCGGAATACGCGGCCAGGAAGGATGTCTGGTTCGACCCGACCTTCGTGGTGGCGGAGAACAGGTATAGACCAAACGACCCGTCGCTGCGCAACCTGCCCGAGCACCGCTATCTGTTGGGCGGGCGTCGCCCGCCGTCGTCACCAATCGATCGCGCTGCCGGCGAGGCGGAACGAGCTCGCTGGAGCAGGCTGCTCGCCTCGTTCAGGCCGCTGGTCCGGGCCGGGGCCAAGTTTATCGCTGGCACCGATGTGCCGGTGACGCCGCTGGTGCCGGGGTTCAGCCTGCACCGCGAGCTGCAGGTGCTGGTCGACCTCGGCATGACGCCGCTCGAGGCCCTGCAGGCCGCGACCCGGAACGCTGCGCAGGCGGCGGGCCGGCCTGAGAGCGGTACCGTAGTCGAGGGCAACGTTGCCGACCTGGTGCTGCTGCGGCTCGATCCGCTGGCAGACATCGGCAATACCCGTACGATCGAGACGGTCGTCGTGCGGGGTCAGCTGCTCGAACGTTCGGTCCTGGACCGCTTGCTGCAAACTGCCGAGACCGCCGCGCGACAGTAG
- a CDS encoding beta-lactamase family protein codes for MTNPFRRLGALALVALVAIVAPAAAQQETPASRQLARWLESFNANDRAAHEAFLKESFPSRAANAGQELNFRRQTGGFTFIRLTETTPTRAVALLQARDNDASLVRATAEVEAEAPHRLTSLQLQPGVPLETPIARAGSTADLAKAVKAEGDRRAAEDRFTGAVLATHNGKEAVSGVWGLADRAKGTRNTTDTRFRNGSMNKMFTAVAVMQLVQAGKVKLDAPIGTYIKDYPNQNVATKVTVHHLLTHTGGTGDIFGPQFMANRNTLRTHDDYLKLYGERDLLYEPGARFQYSNYGFVLAGIVIERVSGKSYYDYVRDHVFLPVGMTRTGLEPESEAVEGRAIGYLRGQSGDWEPNTETLPWRGTAAGGGYTTVGDLVRFGNAITGNKLLDAKHTDLLLTGKVDAFGGRYAYGFIERTINGQRAVGHGGGAPGMNGDLEIFRDTGWVVAALANLDPPAAERMSMYTANRFPVAANP; via the coding sequence ATGACCAATCCGTTTCGGCGCCTTGGCGCCCTCGCCCTCGTCGCCCTCGTGGCGATCGTTGCCCCCGCCGCAGCCCAGCAGGAAACGCCCGCCTCCCGCCAGCTGGCGCGCTGGCTCGAAAGCTTCAACGCGAACGATCGTGCAGCGCACGAAGCCTTTCTCAAGGAGAGTTTCCCGTCCCGCGCAGCAAACGCCGGGCAGGAACTCAATTTTCGACGGCAGACCGGCGGCTTTACCTTCATTCGTCTGACCGAGACCACTCCGACGCGCGCCGTCGCCTTGCTGCAGGCGCGTGACAACGACGCCTCCCTGGTGCGCGCTACCGCCGAAGTCGAGGCGGAAGCTCCGCATCGCCTCACCAGCCTGCAGTTGCAGCCCGGCGTACCGCTCGAGACCCCGATTGCCCGTGCCGGCAGCACCGCCGACCTGGCAAAAGCCGTCAAGGCCGAAGGCGACCGGCGAGCCGCTGAGGATCGCTTCACCGGGGCAGTGCTCGCTACGCACAATGGCAAGGAAGCGGTCTCCGGCGTCTGGGGCCTGGCCGATCGCGCCAAGGGTACCCGCAATACGACGGACACCCGCTTCCGGAACGGCTCGATGAACAAGATGTTTACTGCCGTCGCGGTGATGCAGCTCGTCCAGGCAGGGAAGGTCAAGCTCGACGCGCCGATCGGGACCTATATCAAGGACTACCCGAATCAGAACGTGGCAACCAAAGTCACCGTCCATCACCTGCTGACCCACACCGGCGGCACCGGCGACATCTTCGGGCCCCAGTTCATGGCCAACCGCAACACCCTGCGCACTCACGACGACTATCTCAAGCTCTACGGCGAGCGCGATCTGCTCTACGAACCCGGCGCCCGATTTCAGTACAGCAACTACGGTTTCGTTCTGGCCGGCATCGTGATCGAGCGGGTCAGTGGAAAGAGCTACTACGACTATGTCCGCGACCACGTCTTTCTCCCGGTCGGCATGACGCGGACCGGCTTGGAGCCCGAGAGCGAAGCGGTCGAAGGTCGGGCCATCGGCTACCTGCGTGGCCAGAGCGGCGACTGGGAGCCCAACACCGAAACGCTGCCCTGGCGCGGTACTGCGGCTGGTGGCGGCTACACCACCGTCGGCGACCTGGTGCGCTTTGGCAACGCCATCACGGGCAACAAGCTGCTCGACGCGAAGCACACCGATCTGCTGCTGACCGGCAAGGTCGACGCCTTCGGCGGGCGCTACGCCTATGGGTTCATCGAAAGGACGATCAACGGCCAGCGCGCTGTCGGCCACGGCGGCGGGGCACCCGGCATGAACGGCGATCTCGAGATCTTCCGGGATACGGGCTGGGTGGTCGCGGCTCTGGCCAACCTCGATCCGCCCGCCGCGGAGCGGATGTCGATGTACACCGCCAACCGGTTCCCGGTGGCCGCTAACCCCTGA
- a CDS encoding amidohydrolase family protein, whose product MTLLHSIVVALAAVAPAPMPLAPAAQTLPASDTSALALVGASVRTMLDDRLAPDQTVVIRGGRIVAVGPRVSTPIPAGARRVEVQGRTVIPGLTDAHVHLEGTPEQWLPLFVVHGVTTVFNLQGRPEHVALRERVRRGELVGPAIYTTGPYTNNPAIGTPEEAVRAVEEHKRVGYDMVKVYGNMTAETHRALTDAGRRHGIPVMGHAPRNLPFAAVIDARQAMVAHGEELIYTHFRDGDTTDLAAVAARMVAADVWLTPNLAMFHGIAAQWGRATGADSSLALPEAAYLNGFLHGIWTASNPYTRRDPAGAANVATRYQFLRTLTRTFGAVGVRMLAGTDTPLPLMFPGYSLHDELAELAAAGLGGHGALLTATRNPAEWIAAGIDRGYRGGVVAVGARADLLVLERDPVATLEAARRPIGVVLAGRWLDRAALDRLHAGAIQASRASR is encoded by the coding sequence ATGACATTACTGCACTCGATCGTCGTCGCCCTTGCCGCGGTGGCCCCTGCCCCCATGCCTCTCGCCCCGGCGGCTCAGACTCTGCCGGCCTCCGACACTTCCGCGCTTGCGCTGGTCGGCGCCTCGGTTCGCACCATGCTGGACGACCGGCTGGCGCCGGATCAGACGGTCGTGATTCGCGGCGGCCGGATCGTGGCGGTCGGGCCGCGCGTCTCGACCCCGATTCCGGCCGGGGCGCGCCGAGTCGAGGTGCAGGGTCGGACCGTCATACCGGGGCTGACCGACGCGCACGTGCACCTCGAGGGCACGCCCGAGCAGTGGCTACCTCTGTTCGTCGTGCACGGCGTCACCACCGTCTTCAACCTCCAGGGCCGTCCCGAGCATGTTGCCCTCCGCGAACGCGTCCGCCGAGGGGAGCTGGTCGGGCCCGCGATCTACACGACGGGCCCGTATACCAACAATCCCGCGATCGGCACGCCCGAGGAGGCGGTCCGCGCGGTCGAGGAGCACAAGCGGGTCGGCTACGACATGGTCAAGGTTTACGGCAACATGACCGCGGAAACGCATCGCGCGCTGACCGACGCGGGTCGGCGCCATGGCATTCCGGTCATGGGTCACGCGCCCCGCAACCTGCCGTTTGCCGCAGTCATCGATGCGCGCCAGGCAATGGTGGCGCACGGTGAGGAGCTCATCTACACCCATTTCCGTGATGGCGATACGACTGATCTGGCCGCCGTTGCCGCCCGGATGGTTGCCGCCGACGTCTGGCTGACTCCGAACCTGGCGATGTTCCACGGTATTGCGGCGCAGTGGGGTCGTGCGACGGGTGCGGACTCGTCGCTCGCGCTGCCTGAGGCGGCGTACCTGAACGGATTCCTCCACGGCATCTGGACCGCGTCCAACCCCTACACCAGGCGGGACCCTGCCGGCGCCGCGAACGTTGCGACGCGGTACCAGTTCCTCCGCACCCTGACCCGGACGTTCGGCGCGGTCGGGGTTCGGATGCTGGCGGGCACCGACACGCCGCTGCCGCTGATGTTTCCAGGCTACTCTCTGCACGATGAACTCGCCGAGCTTGCGGCGGCTGGGCTGGGTGGACATGGAGCTCTGCTCACCGCCACCCGTAACCCGGCCGAGTGGATTGCGGCGGGCATTGATCGAGGCTACAGGGGTGGTGTGGTGGCGGTGGGTGCTCGTGCGGACCTGCTGGTGCTCGAACGCGACCCGGTTGCCACGCTCGAGGCCGCCCGCCGGCCGATCGGGGTGGTGCTCGCCGGGCGCTGGCTCGATCGGGCGGCCTTGGACCGGCTCCACGCTGGGGCAATCCAGGCGAGTCGAGCCTCG